The Patescibacteria group bacterium DNA window AAAAAGATACTTCCGTAGCTCAGGATAGTTTATTGGCTCGCGAGCGTGATAAGGAAAAAATTAGGAAGGTCAGAAGCAGTTTAAATCCCAACCAAAACCCATCTGATTCGATAGTGGCCACTACGGATGCAATAAGGAATGAAGAGGCTTTAGAAAAAATAGATAAACCTGTTGTTGAGTTGACGCCTGAAAAATGGGAAAAGTATAAAAAACTTCGCTTGAGGGGTTTCGAGACTGATGCGGCGGCGTGGGGAACATCTGTGCGCAAAGAACCCGAGCAAGGTGAAGCCTACTGGCGAGAAAAATTAGGTGATCCTAGTATAAAAATGTTTGGTATTGAGCAAAATGGAGAGATTGTGGCAATGGCAGGGTTACAAGAAAAACCTGTTGGTCGGTTTCTATTAAGACGAGTGTATACCATTCCAGAAATGGCAGGACGAGGTTTTAGCAAGACTTTAATTACTAAAGTTTTTGATGAAGCAAAAATGCGTGGCGCAAAAAACATCGAGCTTGATGTTATTGAAGATGCATTACCGGCTATAGGCTTATACAAAAAGATGGGATTCGAAGAGTTTGATGGGAAAAAAGGAGAAAAAGGCGACGGTCAAGTTCATACCCAAATTTTGATGAGAAAGAATTTTGAATAATTTTTAATGAGAATTGCTTTTTTGTCCAAAACCCTATAAGCTACCAGCTATTAACTAACAGCTCATAATAAAATGAACCACCCAAAAACCGAAAGAACCTTTGTCATTATCAAGCCCGATGGAGTCCAAAGAACCTTACTCGGCGAGATTATTGAACGATATGAACGCACAGGGCTCAAACTCGTAGCAATGAAATTTGGCATGGGGGATGAAAAAGTTTTTTGGAAACACTATAACAAAGATGATGCCTGGTTTTTGAAAAAGGGAACAAAAATTTACGAAGACAAGAAAAGTTCTGGTCAAACGGTGGATAAAGAGCCGATTGAGTATGGAAAAGCGATCATCGGCCAATTGGTGAAATTTATGACCTCTGGTCCTGTAGTGATGCTTGTCTGGGAAGGTAATCAGGCCGTAGCAGTAGTTAAAAAAATTACTGGTAGTACCGAACCTTCAACCTCTGATGTTGGAACCATCCGCGGTGATCTCACAACTGACTCCTATGGAATTTCAGCGGTTGACGATCGCGCTGTCAGAAACTTAATTCATTGTTCAGATTCAGTAGAAGAAGCTCAGCGTGAAATTGGATTGTGGTTTAAAGAAAGTGAAATTTTGAAATACCGTTTGGTGCAAGAAGGAATTTTGTACGATGTCAATTTGGACGGAATTATGGAATGATCTCGCGTGTATTTATTTAAGATAAAAACCCTAATTCGCTCGGCGAATTAGGGTTTTGGCGTATAGGACGAAAGATCGATTGGCCGCCGATCCGGAATTTTGATATACAACCTAATCCTTTCCCCAAATGTCAGTGACATCAAAGCTTCACGAAGAGGTATGCCAAATTTTTCCCGCACATTACGCTCGTGGAAGCGAAGGAGTTCACGGTATTTGCGCTTCTGGCTAGCGCCGAGGGATTTTGGCGTCATGATTATTGTTGGTGAGCCAACGTCCTTTGCTAGCTGTTGAAGTTCTCTTTTGGCTACAATCTCGCTAAATTTCCACAGGACGGGATAACGATGGCCTTTTTTGGCAGGCATAATATTTTGGAACGTTTTCTACGTGCCACAATAACAAAGCATTTTAAAGTTGCAAGTAATTTAAGGTATAGAATTTCGCGCTCGGATGCAATTCGAGGCGCAAGCGATTTTGTGATTAAGGTGTATTCATATACACCGCAGGAGCAAAATCGTGAAGCAACGACGAAGGGCGCCGAGCGTGAAGTTCTATCAAGCTTGCATTTATTTTAAGAGGAGTATAATAGAAAGTAGGGTTATTTGAGATAGTTACTCTATAACAATTTTTAAGGGAGACCTACATTGTTGCAATCAGATGAGCGCTTCTCATTGAGACGAAAAAATTCGTAGCAACGAGAAGCGTTCTGAAGAATGCAATTGCGGTCACCCACTTAGCCTTGTGCTAGGTGACTATCTCACGATAACCCTAATCGAAAACACCTTCCCGATGTACATCGGGAAGGTGTTTCGCTTTAGCTCGGTTCTTTTAGTATACTTCTTGCATGTCATCATCCGCGTTACTTCGCCTGTCATTTTTTGTTGCGGTCATCGTGGCCGCGCTTCACACGCTCGCGGTGACTTTTTTCTTGTACTGGCACTACTGGTGGTTTGACAACATCCTTCACTTTTTAGGGGGATTGTGTTTGGGATTCGCCTCTCTCGGGATTTTTTTCTTGTATCGCAAAAGCCGCGTTTCTCCAAAGCCCAACACTGTCCTCCTCGTTGCTCTTATTAGCGTGCTCATTGTTGGCGGGGTGTGGGAAATTTTTGAATATTGTAATGGCTTCACAGATAACTCGATTGGCAGTTATCCGCTCGATGTTGTTAAAGATCTCACGTTTGGTGTTATTGGCAGTTATGTTGCATATCGATATTCGTTAAAAAGTCCGGATCATAAATTATAAATTACTATGTCTCAAAAATCTCAACTTAGTTTTTTCGGGGGAGTGGGAAGTGTAACGGGCGCTAATTTTCTCTTAGAAGTCGGGGGTAGCCCCGATGCCGAGGCGGTTCGGGGAGCCGATCAGAAGCATCGGCTAAAAATTTTGGTAGATTGTGGCATGGTCCAAGGATCAAATTTTGCTGATGAGGAAAATCAGAGTTCTTTTCCGTATGAGCCTAGCTCGATTGATTTTTTGTTGGTAACGCATGCTCACATTGATCACATTGGTAGAATTCCCAAACTTGTGCGAGATGGTTTTCGCGGGAAGATTTACAGTACACCCGAAACCCACGCCATTACTGAACTTATGTTCAACGATGCTTTAAAGCTGATTGAGGAGGAATGCAGGAGGAAGGGTACGCTTCCACTTTACGAGCAAAAAGACGTTTCAGCAGCTCTCAGACTTTGGGGGAATATTCCGTACCACCAAAATTTTTCACTTTCGGAAAACGTTAGTGTGTATTTAAAAGATGCCGGGCATATTTTGGGTTCTTCTATGTACGAAATTTCTTTTTTGAATGAAGCTGGAGAAAAAAGAAAAATTGTTTTCACGGGGGACTTGGGTAATACTCCAACTCCCATTTTGCGTGACACCGAAACAATTACTGATGCTGACTATATGGTGATGGAGAGTGTGTACGGAGATCGCAATCACGAAGATCAAACTTCTCGCCGCAGACACCTCAAAGATATTATTACCGAGTCAGTGCAACGAAAGGGAACCCTCATTATTCCAATTTTTTCGCTTGAAAAAACTCAAGTTCTTTTATATGAATTTCACGAACTCGAAGAGGCGCACGAAATCCCGATTGTTCCTGTGTATTTAGATTCTCCGTTGGCGATTGAAGTAACAAAAGTCTACCAATCAATGAAAGAGAATTGGAATGTAGCCGCTATGGCAGAACATGATATTTTTAAATTTCCCAGACTAAAGTACACGCCACACTCTGAAGAATCAAAAGCCATTCTTCACGCCCCAGCTCCGAAAATTATCCTCGCTGGTTCGGGTATGTCCCACGGTGGACGAATTTTGCATCATGAAGTTAATTATTTACCTGGTGCGGAAAACACTATTTTATTTGTTGGCTATCAAGCTGCGGGCAGTCTTGGTCGGATCATTCAAGACGGCGCAAGGGAGGTTCATATTAATGGCCAAAAAATTGCGGTGCGCGCCCACGTTGAAAATATCTCTGGCTACTCTTCGCACAAAGACTCTGACCATTTGATTGAATTTGCCGCGAATACCGCTCAAACCGTGAAAAAAGTTTTTGTGGTAATGGGGGAGCCAAAGTCCGCTAATTTTCTAGTTCAGCGTTTACGTGATTATGCTGGTATCAGTGCCATACATCCGGAGCAAGGGGAAACTGTTGAGTTGGAATAATAAAAATCCCGCCGCGCTTTGCGCGGCGGGATTTTTCGTGATTCATGATTCTAAATTCCTAATTCTACTTTGCGTGTGCCAAAACTTTTTTAAAAGTCTCAGGAGAATGTTCTGCGAGATCAGCCAAAATTTTTCGATCAAGCTCAATATTCTTTTTCTTCAACATCCCAATAAATTTACTGTAGGAAAGTTCACCAAGGGCGG harbors:
- a CDS encoding nucleoside-diphosphate kinase, with the protein product MNHPKTERTFVIIKPDGVQRTLLGEIIERYERTGLKLVAMKFGMGDEKVFWKHYNKDDAWFLKKGTKIYEDKKSSGQTVDKEPIEYGKAIIGQLVKFMTSGPVVMLVWEGNQAVAVVKKITGSTEPSTSDVGTIRGDLTTDSYGISAVDDRAVRNLIHCSDSVEEAQREIGLWFKESEILKYRLVQEGILYDVNLDGIME
- a CDS encoding MBL fold metallo-hydrolase encodes the protein MSQKSQLSFFGGVGSVTGANFLLEVGGSPDAEAVRGADQKHRLKILVDCGMVQGSNFADEENQSSFPYEPSSIDFLLVTHAHIDHIGRIPKLVRDGFRGKIYSTPETHAITELMFNDALKLIEEECRRKGTLPLYEQKDVSAALRLWGNIPYHQNFSLSENVSVYLKDAGHILGSSMYEISFLNEAGEKRKIVFTGDLGNTPTPILRDTETITDADYMVMESVYGDRNHEDQTSRRRHLKDIITESVQRKGTLIIPIFSLEKTQVLLYEFHELEEAHEIPIVPVYLDSPLAIEVTKVYQSMKENWNVAAMAEHDIFKFPRLKYTPHSEESKAILHAPAPKIILAGSGMSHGGRILHHEVNYLPGAENTILFVGYQAAGSLGRIIQDGAREVHINGQKIAVRAHVENISGYSSHKDSDHLIEFAANTAQTVKKVFVVMGEPKSANFLVQRLRDYAGISAIHPEQGETVELE
- a CDS encoding GNAT family N-acetyltransferase, producing MSEMFPEPNSLDSLEGVSKQEIIQVRPQAEKEKDTSVAQDSLLARERDKEKIRKVRSSLNPNQNPSDSIVATTDAIRNEEALEKIDKPVVELTPEKWEKYKKLRLRGFETDAAAWGTSVRKEPEQGEAYWREKLGDPSIKMFGIEQNGEIVAMAGLQEKPVGRFLLRRVYTIPEMAGRGFSKTLITKVFDEAKMRGAKNIELDVIEDALPAIGLYKKMGFEEFDGKKGEKGDGQVHTQILMRKNFE